DNA from Amycolatopsis sp. DSM 110486:
GCAGCTCTCGTGATCAGGTGGGGGTGTAAGTCCTCGCGACGGCCAGCTCTTCCGGCGCTGCCGGAGGACGACGTGGAGCAAAGCGCACTATGGGAACATGGTGGCCGACGCTGCGGTGGCCACCGGGTTGGAGCGCTTGCGCGCTTCGCCTGTGGCCTGCTGGTTCGCCCAGAGCTTCACCGGCAGCTGCAGCCGGTGCGCGAAGCCAGTGCGTGCGGTCTTCAAGCACTATCTCCGAGATGAGGACGATCAGGGGGCCGAGTTCAACCGGGCGCCTCCCGTGCGAGGACGTGCCGCCGGCGTCTACGCCCACGTACGACTCCGCCTCCAGCGCCACGCCATCGACACCCTCGGCCCGGGCAAGGATGGCCCCAACGACCCCCCTACGGCAGTCGCAGTCCGCTGACGTTGCCGTCAAAGACCCTGCAGGCCCGCCGGAACAATTCCGGCGGGCCCGCAGTTCGTCCTCAGGAAAATCAAATGCAAGCAGGGATCAGTCGACCCATCCCTGAATGTTCGACCTTGACTCAATCGAGAAAAAGCTCTCGACATTCATTCTGGACGCGGTCTTTCTTTTGTACTCCTCCGACGCCAGGTAGAGCAGCCCCTCAGCCTACTGGCCAAACGGCGCGACGAAGCGTTCGAATCCGACGCCAGAACTCAGGATATCGCCGTACACTCTTTCGCCCGCCAAGATGCACGCGCATCGCGCATACAGGAAGTGGTCGCTCGTCTGCGGGAGTTTCAAACCATTGGCAAGCACCATCGGCACCTCTGCCAGATCCCTCCTGTCGATCCGATAAAGCGACTCCCGCAGTCGCTCAACAAAGTGAGTCAAGGCATCGGGTGCCAGCGCGCTGAGCTCCGCAGAGATCCGCTCCAGGGCAGAGTCGATCTCGCTCTCATCCTGGACGGAGCTTGAGCCGATGACCTTCCAGAAATCAGTCACTTCGAGCTGCTCCTACCAGAGCCTGAGTTGTTCGAATTTTCGGCATCTTGCCCTTGCTCCAAGATCTTCTTACCCGGCGACGCAATGTCATTCGAGGGATCGACTCCCTGATCACGCAGTTCTTCCATCCGAGGATGTTTGGCAACGAATAGGTCATCATTCGTTCCGCAAACATGCGTGCAGGTCGCATTTCCACGACTCTTGAGGCGCCCACTGTTGATATGATCCTGTAAGCGGTTATTGAAGTTCTTCGTCTTGCTAATATACGTCTTTCCGGGGTTCAGCTGATCCTCGAACTCGTATCTCGCTTGATTTTTGTTGCAGTTATGCACAAGAACCGGCGTGGTCCCCGCCAGCACATAGTACGTGTGGACGTCGTCGATGGTGAGGTTGTAGCTGATGATCGCGGCGGTGTAGGGGCGGGTGGCTACGACGGTGACGTGACCGTTGTCCGGGGTGTCGACTTCGTCGCCGACACGGAGGTTGTCGGCTTCGCGCCAGGTGTGGAGGGTGGCGTCCCAGAACAGGTGCTGGGCGGTGCTGGTGATGGTCGCCGGTCCGTCCGGCGTGCTGAAGGTGAGGTCGTCGAAGACTTGTCGGTGGTGGTGACGTGCACCGCCGTGACCACGTGCTGTTCATCGTTGTGGCCGTCTGGTTCGGCGTTGGTGATCGTGTCGCCGATGTGGACCTGGTCGATCGGCTTGGTCGAGCCATCGGCCATCAGGACGCTCGTCGCGCCGGCGAAGCTGTTACACCCAGACGAAGCCTTGGCCGGGCTGGCAGCGGGGGCTTCCTCGGCCGGTGCGGTCGCCGCTGGTGCACTCTTCGC
Protein-coding regions in this window:
- a CDS encoding DUF4240 domain-containing protein; protein product: MTDFWKVIGSSSVQDESEIDSALERISAELSALAPDALTHFVERLRESLYRIDRRDLAEVPMVLANGLKLPQTSDHFLYARCACILAGERVYGDILSSGVGFERFVAPFGQ
- a CDS encoding polymorphic toxin-type HINT domain-containing protein — translated: MTSTAQHLFWDATLHTWREADNLRVGDEVDTPDNGHVTVVATRPYTAAIISYNLTIDDVHTYYVLAGTTPVLVHNCNKNQARYEFEDQLNPGKTYISKTKNFNNRLQDHINSGRLKSRGNATCTHVCGTNDDLFVAKHPRMEELRDQGVDPSNDIASPGKKILEQGQDAENSNNSGSGRSSSK